From the Rhizobium sp. SL42 genome, the window ATTGCCATGCATCGGGCACGGACGTCCTTGCACGCTTCGGCGAGGAGCATATCCGGACCGGCAAGCCGATCTGCTACACCTCGTCCGACTCGGTCTTCCAGATCGCGGCGCATGAGAAGCATTTCGGTCTCGAGCGCCTGCTCTCGCTTTGCCAGATCGTTCGCAAGCTGCTCGACCCGCTGAACATCGGCCGTGTCATTGCCCGTCCTTTCATCGGCGAAACCGCATCGACCTTCGAACGCACCGGCAATCGCCGCGACTATTCGGTGCTGCCGCCTGAAAAGACGTTGCTTGATCGCCTCGTCGAGGCAGACCGCAAGGTTCATGCGGTCGGCAAGATTGCCGACATCTTCGCCCACCAGGGTATCAGCCGGCTGATCAAGGCCAATGGCAATGCAGCGTTGATGGATGCCACGCTCAAAGCCATGGACGAGGCCGAGGACGGCGATCTCGTCTTCACCAATTTTGTCGATTTCGACATGCTCTACGGCCATCGCCGCGATGTGCCTGGCTATGCCGCAGCACTTGAAGCGTTCGATCGCCGATTGCCGGAGGTTCATCGCAAGCTGAAGGCCGGCGACCTTGTGCTGCTGACCGCCGACCACGGATGCGATCCGACCTGGCGCGGTACCGATCATACCCGCGAACGGGTGCCGATCATGGCCTTCGGCCCGGGCATCAAGTCGCGCAATGTCGGCATCCGCAATACCTATGCCGATATCGGCGAAACCATTGCCGCGCATCTGGGCATTGCCCCGGGGCGCCACGGACGGAGTTTTCTGTGACCACACATCTGATCAAGGCCGAAGTGCACTGCCATATCGAGGGGGCTGCACCGCCGGCGCTGGCCCTTGCCCAGGCGCGCAAATATGCGGTCGATCCGGCCAGCTTCATGGATGGCGACACCTATGCCTGGACCGATTTCGCCGAATTCATTCAGGCCTATGACAAGGTCGCAGCGCTTTTCCGCACCGAAGACGACTATGCCGTTCTGACCGAAAGTTATCTGCTGGAACTCGCCGCGATCAACACGATCTACAGCGAGATTATCGTCTCCCCGGACCATGGCGACCGCATCGGCCTCGGCGCCGACGCCTATCTCGCCGGCATCACCAGGGGCATCCACGAGGCGCGGGCAAAAACCGGCATCGAAGCCCGCATCATTGTCACCGGCGAGCGCCATTTCGGCCCGGACAGCGTGATTGCCGCCGCCGAATATGCCGCCCGCAGCCACAATTCGCTGGTCACCGGCTTCAACATGGCGGGCGAAGAGCGCATGGGCCGGGTTGCCGACTATTCACGCGCCTTTGATATCGCCCGCGATGCGGGCCTCGGCCTGACCATCCATGCCGGCGAAGTTTGCGGCGCTTTCAG encodes:
- a CDS encoding phosphopentomutase → MARAFLFVLDSFGMGGAPDALSYGDDGSDTLGHIAEFCAAGAGDRKGLRHGPLSLPNMSALGLVTIAKMASGTAPAGMPMPERVFGLHGAASEVSKGKDTPSGHWEIAGTPVMFDWGYFPQGDEAFPADLVEAICREANLPGILGNCHASGTDVLARFGEEHIRTGKPICYTSSDSVFQIAAHEKHFGLERLLSLCQIVRKLLDPLNIGRVIARPFIGETASTFERTGNRRDYSVLPPEKTLLDRLVEADRKVHAVGKIADIFAHQGISRLIKANGNAALMDATLKAMDEAEDGDLVFTNFVDFDMLYGHRRDVPGYAAALEAFDRRLPEVHRKLKAGDLVLLTADHGCDPTWRGTDHTRERVPIMAFGPGIKSRNVGIRNTYADIGETIAAHLGIAPGRHGRSFL
- a CDS encoding adenosine deaminase, translating into MTTHLIKAEVHCHIEGAAPPALALAQARKYAVDPASFMDGDTYAWTDFAEFIQAYDKVAALFRTEDDYAVLTESYLLELAAINTIYSEIIVSPDHGDRIGLGADAYLAGITRGIHEARAKTGIEARIIVTGERHFGPDSVIAAAEYAARSHNSLVTGFNMAGEERMGRVADYSRAFDIARDAGLGLTIHAGEVCGAFSVTDALDLVKPQRIGHGVRAVEDPALLQRLADTGVVLEVCPGSNIALNVYPDFESHPLRRLRDAGVRVCINSDDPPFFRTSLAREYRIASEIMGFTDDEINAMTRTAIESAFVDEDTRTALLARL